A single region of the Raphanus sativus cultivar WK10039 chromosome 1, ASM80110v3, whole genome shotgun sequence genome encodes:
- the LOC108859847 gene encoding LOW QUALITY PROTEIN: probable zinc transporter 10 (The sequence of the model RefSeq protein was modified relative to this genomic sequence to represent the inferred CDS: inserted 1 base in 1 codon): MRQTQSPFIFSVTIAIFLLFSICHFXGALSQSQNDCKPVSNNTCIDKNKALDLKLIAIFSILITSLIGVCLPFFARSVPAFQPEKSHFLIVKSFASGIILSTGFMHVLPDSFDMLSSPCLGDNPWHKFPFTGFVAMISAIFTLMVDSITTSVFTKSGRKDLRPEVTSAETPDQEIGRVQVHSPHHGHGHGHGLHHDVHGDNDKELGSSLQLLRYRVIAIVLELGIVVHSIVIGLSVGATNNTCTIKGLVAALCFHQMFEGMGLGGCILQAEYGWLKKGVMAFFFAVTTPFGVALGMALSKTYKENSPDSLITVGLLNASSAGLLIYMALVDLLAADFMGQKMQRSIKLQLKSYAAVLLGAGGMAVMSKWA; this comes from the exons ATGAGACAGACTCAAAGTCCTTTCATTTTCTCTGTCACCATCgccatcttcctcctcttctccaTCTGCCACT CCGGAGCTCTATCTCAATCCCAAAATGATTGCAAACCTGTATCCAACAACACATGTATCGACAAAAACAAAGCATTAGATCTCAAACTTATAGCAATCTTCAGCATCCTCATCACTAGCCTTATCGGCGTTTGCCTTCCCTTCTTCGCCCGGTCCGTTCCCGCTTTTCAGCCCGAGAAATCTCACTTCCTCATCGTCAAATCATTCGCCTCTGGAATCATCCTCTCCACTGGTTTTATGCACGTTTTGCCTGATTCTTTTGATATGCTCTCTTCTCCTTGTCTTGGCGATAACCCCTGGCACAAGTTTCCTTTCACTGGCTTCGTCGCTATGATCTCCGCCATATTCACACTCATGGTTGACTCTATCACCACCAGTGTTTTCACCAAGTCGGGCAGGAAGGACTTGCGACCTGAGGTGACATCAGCTGAGACTCCTGACCAAGAGATAGGGCGCGTGCAGGTTCACTCACCCCATCATGGCCACGGTCATGGTCATGGTCTTCATCATGACGTTCATGGAGATAATGATAAGGAGCTTGGTTCTTCCTTACAGCTCCTGCGGTATAGAGTTATTGCCATT GTACTGGAGCTAGGAATAGTGGTGCACTCGATAGTGATAGGACTCTCTGTAGGAGCCACTAACAATACTTGCACGATCAAAGGCCTCGTCGCTGCTCTTTGTTTCCACCAAATGTTCGAAGGCATGGGTCTTGGTGGCTGCATCCTCCAG GCAGAATACGGGTGGTTGAAAAAAGGAGTGATGGCTTTCTTTTTTGCGGTGACAACGCCTTTTGGAGTGGCTCTTGGTATGGCATTATCTAAAACTTACAAAGAGAATAGCCCTGACTCGCTCATTACTGTTGGACTTCTCAACGCTTCTTCAGCTGGACTACTCATCTACATGGCTCTAGTCGACCTTCTCGCTGCCGATTTTATGGGACAGAAGATGCAACGGAGCATCAAGCTTCAATTAAAGTCTTATGCCGCTGTTTTGCTTGGTGCCGGTGGCATGGCCGTCATGTCTAAGTGGGCTTGA